A genomic window from Triticum urartu cultivar G1812 chromosome 7, Tu2.1, whole genome shotgun sequence includes:
- the LOC125523447 gene encoding patatin-like protein 2, with the protein MQVPEQDLMSPGGASSSLLFPTSSLPREGRMITVLSIDGGGVRGIIPGTILAFLEQKLQEIDGSPDARIADYFDVVAGTSTGGLVATMLTAPNTQRRPLYAAKDINKFYLEHCPNIFPTVCKGLGLFKSMMGPKYSGQHLHSILKKQLGDTRISQTLKSIVIPTFDIKLLQPIIFSTYDAKKDVSKNALLSDVCISTSAAPTYLPGHHFKTKDKDGKTRAFNLIDGGVAANNPTLVAITHVSKQIIKKKQNLGKFMVLSLGTGTAKVKENFDAAECSKWGLLGWLYNGGTTPIIDSFCQASADLVDIQASVLFEALQCDMHYLRIQDELPGETASVDVSTTENLKRLIDVGKALLKKQACKVDIETGKNKDDLERGTNEEELTHFARMLSHERKARLGEAGLKT; encoded by the exons ATGCAAGTGCCGGAGCAGGACCTGATGAGCCCTGGCGGCGCTTCGTCGTCGCTGTTGTTCCCCACCTCCTCGCTGCCACGCGAGGGTCGGATGATCACCGTGCTGAGCATCGACGGCGGCGGCGTGCGCGGGATCATCCCCGGCACCATTCTCGCTTTCCTCGAACAAAAACTCCAG GAGATTGATGGGTCGCCGGACGCGAGGATCGCGGATTACTTCGACGTGGTCGCCGGAACGAGCACCGGTGGTCTGGTGGCCACCATGCTCACCGCGCCCAACACCCAGCGCCGCCCGCTCTACGCCGCCAAGGACATCAATAAATTTTACCTCGAGCACTGCCCGAATATCTTCCCTACCGTCTG CAAAGGGCTGGGCTTATTCAAGAGCATGATGGGACCCAAGTACAGTGGCCAGCACCTGCACTCAATCCTGAAGAAGCAGCTCGGTGACACACGAATCAGTCAGACACTCAAGAGCATCGTCATCCCCACTTTCGACATCAAGCTCCTTCAACCTATCATCTTCTCAACCTACGAC GCCAAGAAGGATGTCTCCAAGAATGCTCTTCTGTCGGATGTCTGCATCAGCACGTCCGCCGCTCCAACCTACCTCCCCGGGCACCATTTCAAGACCAAGGACAAAGACGGCAAGACCCGGGCCTTTAACCTCATCGACGGGGGTGTCGCAGCCAACAATCCG ACCCTTGTGGCGATCACCCACGTAAGCAAGCAGATCATAAAGAAGAAACAGAATCTCGGTAAGTTCATGGTCCTCTCGCTGGGCACTGGCACCGCCAAGGTCAAAGAGAACTTCGACGCTGCCGAGTGCAGCAAGTGGGGCCTTCTCGGGTGGCTCTATAACGGGGGCACCACGCCGATCATCGACAGCTTCTGCCAGGCCAGCGCCGACCTCGTCGATATCCAGGCATCCGTGCTTTTCGAGGCGCTACAGTGCGACATGCACTACTTGCGGATCCAGGATGAGCTCCCGGGCGAAACGGCCTCCGTGGACGTGTCCACGACAGAGAACCTCAAAAGGCTCATTGATGTTGGCAAGGCATTGCTGAAGAAGCAGGCGTGCAAGGTGGACATCGAGACAGGCAAGAACAAGGACGACCTAGAGAGGGGCACCAACGAGGAAGAACTTACCCATTTCGCCCGCATGTTGTCGCACGAGCGCAAAGCCAGACTTGGGGAGGCGGGTCTCAAAACTTAG
- the LOC125519769 gene encoding beta-catenin-like protein 1 — protein MDAAAAAAAQKRKRAEQEEEQAATDGLDVLDLRAAKRLLLGFERRLRDNLEARMKHPDDPARFADSELALHAETDRLRLLAGAPELFPDLVPLGLASSLSSLLTHENADLAAAAASLLADLTDSDDPSDLAGVQALADALVDANALDLLVHNLSRLSEADPDEAEAVHHSLAVLENLIDLRPHLADLVCDRTKVLRWLLARVKARDFEANKQYASEILAILLQNSPANQKRLGQMNGVDGLLQAVAMYKSRDPRTTDEGEMLENLFDCLCCVLMPLGNKERFVKAEGVELMIIIMKQKKSAYSSAIRTLDFAMTRFPPACERFVDVLGLKTAFAAFMGKIPVNKKNKNESYQEELEERIISLVASLFGGITKGSRRIRLLGKFVENECEKIDRLMELYIRYSDRVKAETERFESLDLDDLEMDDDERYNRKLEAGLYTLQLVALILGHIWHSGNSQMRTRIELLLRQNKLTKDDVREILQEYHDNIGDLDGPEEKEKAQGRTKEIIAALS, from the exons atggacgccgccgccgccgccgccgcgcagaAGCGGAAGCGGGCTGAGCAGGAGGAGGAGCAGGCGGCTACTGACGGGCTCGACGTGCTCGACCTGCGGGCGGCGAAGCGGCTGCTGCTGGGCTTCGAGCGCCGCCTCCGCGACAACCTCGAGGCCCGCATGAAGCACCCGGACGACCCGGCCCGGTTCGCCGACTCCGAGCTCGCCCTCCACGCCGAGACGGACCGgctccgcctcctcgccggcgcgCCGGAGCTCTTCCCCGACCTGGTCCCGCTCGGCCtcgcctcctccctctcctcgcTCCTCACCCACGAAAACGCCGACCTGGCCGCCGCGGCCGCTTCCCTCCTCGCCGACCTCACCGACTCCGACGACCCCTCGGACCTCGCCGGGGTGCAGGCCCTCGCCGACGCGCTCGTCGACGCCAACGCGCTCGACCTGCTCGTGCACAACCTCTCGCGGCTCTCCGAGGCGGACCCCGACGAGGCCGAGGCGGTGCACCATTCCCTGGCCGTCCTCGAGAACCTCATCGACCTCCGCCCGCACCTCGCCGACCTCGTCTGTGACCGCACCAAGGTGCTCCGGTGGCTGCTGGCCCGTGTCAAGGCCCGCGACTTCGAGGCCAACAAGCAGTACGCCTCCGAGATCCTCGCCATCCTGCTGCAGAACAGCCCCGCCAACCAGAAGCGGCTTGGCCAGATGAACGGCGTCGACGGCCTGCTGCAGGCCGTCGCCATGTACAAGTCCAGGGACCCCAGGACCACCGACGAGGGGGAGATGCTCGAGAACCTCTTCGACTGCCTCTGCTGCGTGCTCATGCCGCTCGGGAACAAGGAGCGGTTCGTCAAGGCCGAGGGCGTCGAGCTCATGATCATTATCATGAAGCAGAAGAAGTCCGCCTACAGCTCCGCCATCAGGACGCTGGATTTCGCCATGACCAGGTTCCCCCCTGCCTGCGAGCGCTTTGTCGACGTGCTCGGGCTCAAGACTGCTTTTGCGGCGTTCATGGGTAAG ATTCCTGTgaacaagaaaaacaaaaatgaGAGCTATCAGGAGGAGCTAGAAGAACGCATCATTTCACTAGTTGCTTCATTGTTTG GTGGTATCACGAAAGGTTCACGAAGGATCAGGTTACTAGGCAAATTTGTTGAGAATGAATGCGAAAAGATAGACCGTCTGATGGAGCTATACATACG GTATTCAGACAGAGTGAAAGCTGAGACCGAAAGGTTCGAAAGCCTCGATTTAGATGATTTAGAG ATGGACGATGATGAGCGGTACAACCGGAAACTTGAAGCTGGGCTTTACACGCTTCAG CTAGTGGCGCTTATTCTTGGGCATATCTGGCACTCCGG GAACTCACAGATGAGGACAAGAATAGAGTTGCTCCTGAGACAGAACAAGCTGACAAAGGATGATGTCAGGGAGATACTTCAG GAGTACCACGACAACATCGGGGACCTGGATGGGCCGGAAGAGAAGGAGAAGGCGCAAGGGCGGACCAAGGAAATCATAGCCGCGTTGTCGTGA